DNA from Stutzerimonas decontaminans:
CTTGAAGCGGTTCTGGGCGCGCATGCGAGCGACGGACTCAGGGTTGATGGCGGCCCAGCTGCTGCCGTATTGCTCTTTCAGGGCGGCAACTGCCTTGATGTCGTCTTGATATGCGGACATGTTCAATCCTTCAAAAATGAGTGTGGTTGAGCACCGACTTTTCCCACCGAAACCTACGTGCTATCGCTGATCATTGCGGGCAACACGCGGCAGAGCGTCGAAATATCGACCGGGACGAGGATTGAACCAAGAGAAGGGGGGATACGATCGCCGGGCTGGTTCCGCTTGTTGCGCCCACAGCCGGCGTGGCTGCCGTGTGCGTTACAACAACGAAAAGCTGTCAGTCTGGCTGATGCGTCAATCGCTACCCCGTCCCTCAGGACGACTCGTTCCAGTCGCAACCTCGTCAGTCCGCCTTGTGGGCAGTACAGTCACGGAACGGCTCGGCTGGTTGGCTTGAGCACGCCCCGGAGACCCTTGCCAGGGCCCCTGGTTAGCGGGAGCGGGGCAATAATGCTCCGCTGAATTGGCATCGTCAATCGTTTTGTAGTGTTTTTTTTATGGCACTACATCGCTCGTAAAGACGGAGGAAACGTGATGCAGTCAGTCCAGAACGTCCACCTTCAGACGCATCGACAGGTTCTGGCTGCCTTGTGTGGAATAGCGGCGTAAGGTGCCGTGTTGCTCGGAGCTTGCGCTTTCATCGATGCCGCCGACGGTGATCCATTCGCCAACACGTCCGCTGACTCGGGTATCGGCGTTCTGTACCTCGACGACGCCACTGCGGCCCTGCGCGAGTCGATCACGAGTGCTGCTGATGGTGATCTGTACGCGGTCACCGTGCACCGTAGCCGTCGCATAGAAGCCTCGAAGCACATCGCGATATTGCGTCTGCTGGTAGATCTGGCCGTAACCGTCAGTGCCCTGAGTAGTCAGCGGTACGCTCTGGCCAACCTGGATCAGGGCTGGATAACCTTCGCTCGCCTGAATCTGCTGAACTCCGCCATCCCGGCTGTTGGTGCTGCGCCGGATGATTCGCACCCGATCGCGCCCCCCTATCTCGCCACGTCCGGTTTCAAATTCAACGTCTCCGGAGCGCAGGGTTCCATCTACCTGGTAACCACCTGCACTGCTGCTCGCCGAGTCTTGAGTGTCAACGCTAATGAGTAGGCGTTTCGGGGCGACGTCTAGCTGGTCGATTACTCGGCGCAGCTCGCTGATCACCGAGTCCGGTGCGTTGACGATTAGCTGATTACCGTAAGCGGTAACTCGTCCCTGGTTGCCCAGCACGGACTCGGCCACGGGAATCACGTCTTCGGCCATGCGGTTGTTGAGTTCGATGACTTCCGTCGCTGCATGCAGCGGCAGGCAAAGGCTGAGCGTGGCCGCCAGCAGTAAGGTACGAAGGGTCATAGCAGAAAGCTCCGTAGGTTCGCATCCGATAGCCCATGATCCCACGCCTTGTCGAACTCTGCCTGGCGCATGCGCACCCGACCGAGGTCACGATACAGGGCATATCCGGCGTACTGGTCAGCCTTGGGCCGTTCCAGTAGACCGCAGTCGTCAGCGATGAGATATGTGCCGCTGGTCGTGGGATGGTCGGGGTTCAGCTTGCGGATATGCACGTTGCTGGTGAGCCGACGGGCTAGCTGCAGGAGGCGGTGGCCCTCCTTGACTGCACGTGTTGGATCGGCGACCAGAATGCGCAGCTGGTTGCGCGGATGAGACAGCAGCAGCCGGGTGCACGCCTGTTGGACGCTGCTGTGGTGATACAGCCATGGTTCGAGGTCGGTGGTGAAGATGCAGACGCAACGCTTTGCCTGCTGCAGCATGGCCAATGCATGCTGTCGAACTTCGATGGGTTTGCTGAAGCGTTGCAGCGCGGTGTTCTGGCCCAAGTGGTAGGGGGCGGGGGCCCATGCTTGGGGCTCGGGGATGTCGGCCTGGGGGTTGTGCACTGAGAAACGCCCCGGGGAATGGAAGTCGATGGCCGGAAGTTCGGCCTGATCTTCTTGTTCGTCCGAGGCGTTATCGCTCATGAGGGCTCAGTGGCTGCGGCGGAGCATGTCGACGTGCGGAATGCCGGCTTCGAGAAACTCGTCGCTGACGACTTCGAAACCAAGCCGCTCATAGAACGCGGTGGCATGAACCTGAGCCGTCAACTTCTGTTCAGCTAGGCCGCGGCGTTCGGCCTCGGCAATGACCGCACGCATCAGCGCATCGCCGACGTTCATGCCGCGCCAGTCGCGCAGCACTGCTACTCGTCCTATCTGTCCATCGGCTAGCAGCCGGGCGGTGCCGATCGGATAGTCACCTTCCAGAGCGAGAAAATGGATAGCGTCAGCGTCATCGGCGTCCCATTCCTGCTCGGGCGGAACAGCCTGTTCGGCAATGAAAACTGCTTCGCGGATGCGCCGCAGTTCGGCATTGTCCTGTTGCCAGTCGGCTATCCGTACCTGAACGCTATTCATCAGCAAACTCCAGACTTCCTTGTTTGACCAGTTCGCACAATAGGCTACGTCCATCGTTGTCGCTCAGCCAAGCGCCAGCATTATCGAGATGCAGCGCATCGGCCGAGCAGATCAGCTTAAGCAGCTCACGAAGCTTAGAGGGAAGCAGCCGGCTCTGGCCGCTGGCGAACAGGAGCAGGCCGATATCCACTTCACTCCAGGCCAGCCGTGCCGCCGGGTTGCGGACCAGCAGGGCGCCGTCCTCGAGCGCCGAGCGCAGGTCGCCCTCGTTCAGCTCAGGCCCCTCCACACGCTCGGGATAGCGGGGCTCGGTCATGAACTGGCCGAACCAGGTAAGGAGCAGGCGCTCGTCGCTCATATGTTCAGCGAGCAGCGCTTTCAGTCGATCAAGTGCATCGCTCTGAATCTGGTAGGGATCGTCGCTCGGCTGCAGGTCGGCGTCGCTGTAGCGATCCTCGTCGGGTAGAAACTGCGCGAGAAAGTCGGTGAAATGCGTCAGGACTTCAGCAGCGCTTGGGGCGCGAAAGCCGACCGAATAGGTCATGCACGCGTCTTCAGCGGTTCCAAAGTGGGCAAGACGGGGCGGCAGGTACAGCATGTCGCCGGGCTCCAGCACCCACTCATCGGTGCCCTGGAAATCGGCGAGGATTCGCAGATCGCCATGGGCGAGCATGGGGCTTTCGCTGTCGCACATCTGCCCGATACGCCAGCGGCGCTGACCATGGGCCTGCAGCAGGAATACGTCGTAGTTGTCGAAGTGCGGGCCGACGCCGCCGCCCGGTGCGGCGTAGCTGATCATCACGTCATCGATGCGCCAGTTGGGCAGGAAGCGGAAGTGCTCGATCAATTCGGCGACGTCCGGTACCAACTGATCCACGGCCTGTACCAGCAGCGTCCAGTCACGCTCGGGGAGCTTCTGGTAGGTATCCTCGGCGAAGGGGCCGCGGCGGAGCTCCCAAGGACTTTC
Protein-coding regions in this window:
- a CDS encoding secretin N-terminal domain-containing protein, coding for MTLRTLLLAATLSLCLPLHAATEVIELNNRMAEDVIPVAESVLGNQGRVTAYGNQLIVNAPDSVISELRRVIDQLDVAPKRLLISVDTQDSASSSAGGYQVDGTLRSGDVEFETGRGEIGGRDRVRIIRRSTNSRDGGVQQIQASEGYPALIQVGQSVPLTTQGTDGYGQIYQQTQYRDVLRGFYATATVHGDRVQITISSTRDRLAQGRSGVVEVQNADTRVSGRVGEWITVGGIDESASSEQHGTLRRYSTQGSQNLSMRLKVDVLD
- a CDS encoding GNAT family N-acetyltransferase, which encodes MNSVQVRIADWQQDNAELRRIREAVFIAEQAVPPEQEWDADDADAIHFLALEGDYPIGTARLLADGQIGRVAVLRDWRGMNVGDALMRAVIAEAERRGLAEQKLTAQVHATAFYERLGFEVVSDEFLEAGIPHVDMLRRSH
- a CDS encoding ribosomal protein uL16 3-hydroxylase, which encodes MTSDIPLQILGGISAREFLRDYWQKKPLLIRQAIPDFQSPISPDELAGLSLEEEVESRLVIEHGESPWELRRGPFAEDTYQKLPERDWTLLVQAVDQLVPDVAELIEHFRFLPNWRIDDVMISYAAPGGGVGPHFDNYDVFLLQAHGQRRWRIGQMCDSESPMLAHGDLRILADFQGTDEWVLEPGDMLYLPPRLAHFGTAEDACMTYSVGFRAPSAAEVLTHFTDFLAQFLPDEDRYSDADLQPSDDPYQIQSDALDRLKALLAEHMSDERLLLTWFGQFMTEPRYPERVEGPELNEGDLRSALEDGALLVRNPAARLAWSEVDIGLLLFASGQSRLLPSKLRELLKLICSADALHLDNAGAWLSDNDGRSLLCELVKQGSLEFADE